In the Flavobacterium sp. 90 genome, TATATTTCGCCGCTTCTGTTGCATCTTTAAAGATATAAGCCAATCCTGCTGCTTGTCCTGTTCCTGCAATTGTTGAGTTTACAAATCCCCAAGAGAACGGATTTCCTGATTGTGCATTGAAATATACATTAGCAGAGAAAGTATTATTGTCAGCCAATTTTACTGCATATCCTACATTCGAAACGATTCTGTGTTTGATATTAAAGTTTGAAGTTGCCAATTGAGGATCATTTGGTGTCAATGATTGGTTCATTTGGAAGTTACTTTCCATAGAGTTACGAATTCCGTTTGTAACGTCACGAGAATCTCCGTAAGTATAAGCAACCATGAAATTTAAACCAAAATCATATGTTTTTGAAATCATCTCAGTAATGCTGTATCTGTAACCTTTGCTTGTATTTGACAATAAATAAGCATTTGAAAAAGCCGGGTTGATATTAGCCGAATAAATTGGCATTTGGTGATTTGTATCGTAAGAGAAATAAGTTGGATTATCCAGTTTATTTACTTGTTGAAATTCAAGATCACGAATCACTTTTGTATAAATACCTTCAGTTGTAAATTTATATCCGTCTATGATTTTATCGATTGCCAATGAGTTTCTTAAAACAGCCGGCATTTTGAATTTGTTATCCACTAAATCTGCCTGAACTTTTGGCGTAGCATCATGATATCCGTTTAATCCGTTGTTTGCCAATGGATCTCCGGCAGCTGCAACCTGAGCAGGAGTAAGGTTATTTTTGTCATAACTTCCGTAACCTACACCGTCATTATAATAAGCATAACCTAACCATGCAAACGGAATACGTCCTGTAAATACTCCAGATCCACCTCTTAAAACTAATGTTTTATCTTCGTCAACATTATATGTAAATCCTATTCTTGGAGACACTAAAGCTGTGCTAAAAAAGTTATTGTTTATTTGGCTTAATGGCGTGTATGTGTATGTATTACCATAATTAGGATCTGCAGGAGAATTTTGAACTTGCGGGCTTAATTTTGGTTTATTTGGCAAGTCTGTATAATCAACCCTTACTCCAGGAGTAACTTTTAATTTACTGCCAATTCTGATCTCGTCTTGTGCGTAAACACTATATAAATTTACTTTGAATTTTGCGTAAGGATTATTGAAGATTTCGTCTCTTGTAGAACCATCAAAAGGGTAAGTTCCACGAACACGAGAAGGAAGTTTGTTAAGGAAATCATCTAATGATTTATATGAAACTCTTCCGTTTAGCGAATTTACAAATCCGTAATTGATGTCGTAAAACTCGTTGTGTGTACCAAATAATAAAGTGTGGTTTCCTGTTTTGTAAGTTAGGTTATCTGTGATTTCAGCAGTATTTTGCTTCATATTAAATACTGTAGCTTCACGATCGTTTCCTAAGAAAATTGTTCCTCCTTTGTAACCAATTTCTGTTTGAGGAAACATGATATTGCTTGATTTTGGATCACGATAATCTTTGATTGCAGAATAACTTGCAATAAACGAGTTTGACCATTGACTATTGAAATGACTTTTTAGTTCTAAAACCGTACTAATAGATTGGTTTTTCTGCGTAAAATCCATGCTAGAGAATCTAAAGTTAGCCGCGTCACGCTCTAAGTTTGAAGCCTGAGAAATTACTGTATTGTTTCTTAATGAAAGAGAGTGTTTCTCGTTAATTTTCCAATCTAATTTGTTGAAGAATTTTTGGCTTTTTGCAAAGTTGTTGTATGCTCCAGAGCTTCCTACATCAAATCCGTAGTTTGTTTTAACAAAATTAGAAATCTGATCTGCAGTAGCATTATCTACTAATGAAGTCAATTTTCCAGCAGAATTTGTTTGTCCTGCATTGTAAAATAAAGGATCCGTTCTTTCCGCATATTCCATGTTTGTAAAGAAGAAAAGTTTATCCTTAACAATTGGCAATCCTAATCTAAAACCTACTTGATAATCACCAAAAGAACTTGGCATTTTTGAACCGTCACCAGCATTATTTGGACCTGTAATTGCAGCACTTCTGCCATAACTATAAATAGAACCTGTTACTTCGTTTGTACCGCTTCGAGTAACGGCATTTACGCTTCCTCCTAAAAAGTTTCCTAATTTAATATCATAAGGAGCAATATAAACCTGAATATCCTGAATCGCATCTAAGCTTATAGAATTTGATCTTGTACTACTTCCTGGCATTCCCGAAGTTCCGGATTGACCACCTAAAGATGGGCTAAAACCTATCGCATCATTGTTTATAGAACCGTCGATAGTTACGTTATTGTATCTAAAGTTAGTTCCTGCAAATGAGTTGTTTGAACTCTGCGGAACCAGTTTTGTAACATCCTGAATACCTCTGTTTATTAACGGAAGTCCGTTTACTTGTTT is a window encoding:
- a CDS encoding TonB-dependent receptor, translated to MTKLKLFFSAFMLLVMGNIFAQITTSSLSAKVNDGTSPLTDAEVTLTHLPTNAVYRATTDKQGRFSFENLNAGGPYELEIKSSGTKDYSNAQIFLTLGDNDLPTIVVSKADNNVLEEVVITSSKPSSKNNGTNIGEKQVNGLPLINRGIQDVTKLVPQSSNNSFAGTNFRYNNVTIDGSINNDAIGFSPSLGGQSGTSGMPGSSTRSNSISLDAIQDIQVYIAPYDIKLGNFLGGSVNAVTRSGTNEVTGSIYSYGRSAAITGPNNAGDGSKMPSSFGDYQVGFRLGLPIVKDKLFFFTNMEYAERTDPLFYNAGQTNSAGKLTSLVDNATADQISNFVKTNYGFDVGSSGAYNNFAKSQKFFNKLDWKINEKHSLSLRNNTVISQASNLERDAANFRFSSMDFTQKNQSISTVLELKSHFNSQWSNSFIASYSAIKDYRDPKSSNIMFPQTEIGYKGGTIFLGNDREATVFNMKQNTAEITDNLTYKTGNHTLLFGTHNEFYDINYGFVNSLNGRVSYKSLDDFLNKLPSRVRGTYPFDGSTRDEIFNNPYAKFKVNLYSVYAQDEIRIGSKLKVTPGVRVDYTDLPNKPKLSPQVQNSPADPNYGNTYTYTPLSQINNNFFSTALVSPRIGFTYNVDEDKTLVLRGGSGVFTGRIPFAWLGYAYYNDGVGYGSYDKNNLTPAQVAAAGDPLANNGLNGYHDATPKVQADLVDNKFKMPAVLRNSLAIDKIIDGYKFTTEGIYTKVIRDLEFQQVNKLDNPTYFSYDTNHQMPIYSANINPAFSNAYLLSNTSKGYRYSITEMISKTYDFGLNFMVAYTYGDSRDVTNGIRNSMESNFQMNQSLTPNDPQLATSNFNIKHRIVSNVGYAVKLADNNTFSANVYFNAQSGNPFSWGFVNSTIAGTGQAAGLAYIFKDATEAAKYIGVSSTGVPSATAAQQVADYEAFVNGNDYLKSRRGTFTQRNGDTTPWNIQADLKLMDEIKVTKVGTFQISFSMANVGNLINKDWGRSYFVPNTYNSTASLGLTKSGNLGGVATGDPTYTFQRPSSAPYTVDQLASRFQGQFGVRYSF